In Acanthopagrus latus isolate v.2019 chromosome 17, fAcaLat1.1, whole genome shotgun sequence, the following are encoded in one genomic region:
- the ctsk gene encoding cathepsin K, which translates to MLQCVCLLLLAASALGHLDETTLDHQWDEWKLTHGREYNGLGEEEIRRAIWEKNMRMIDAHNQEAALGMHSYELGMNHLGDMTSEEVSEKMTGLQIPVNRERGFTMDLDDNVTKLPKYIDYRKRGMVTPVRDQGSCGSCWAFSSVGALEGQLAKTTGQLRDLSPQNLVDCVSENQGCGGGYMTNAFKYVQENGGIDSEEAYPYVGVDQPCRYNSSGMAAECRGYKEIPEGNEHALAVALYKVGPISVGIDATQSSFQFYSKGIYYDPNCNKDDINHAVLAVGYGVSVKGKKYWIVKNSWSENWGRQGYILMARNRGNLCGIANLASYPIM; encoded by the exons atgttgcagtgtgtgtgcctgttgcTGCTGGCAGCCTCGGCTCTGGGTCACCTGGATGAAACCACTCTGGACCACCAGTGGGACGAGTGGAAGCTCACACACGGGAGGGAATACAACGGCCTG GGTGAGGAAGAGATTCGCAGAGCCATCTGGGAGAAGAACATGCGGATGATTGATGCCCACAACCAGGAGGCGGCGCTGGGCATGCACTCCTACGAGCTGGGGATGAACCACCTGGGAGACATG ACGTCGGAGGAAGTGTCCGAGAAGATGACCGGCCTGCAGATCCCAGTGAACCGTGAGCGCGGCTTCACCATGGATCTGGACGACAACGTGACCAAGCTTCCCAAATACATCGACTACCGCAAGAGGGGCATGGTGACTCCAGTGAGGGACCAG GGTTCCTGCGGCTCCTGTTGGGCCTTCAGCTCGGTCGGGGCCCTCGAGGGCCAGTTGGCCAAGACAACGGGTCAGCTGAGGGACCTCAGTCCCCAGAACCTGGTGGACTGCGTCTCAGAGAACCAAGGCTGCGGAGGAGGATACATGACCAACGCCTTCAAGTACGTGCAGGAAAACGGAGGCATCGACTCTGAGGAGGCCTACCCGTACGTCGGAGTG GACCAGCCGTGCCGTTACAATTCATCAGGCATGGCAGCTGAGTGCAGAGGCTACAAGGAGATCCCAGAGGGCAACGAGCACGCGCTGGCTGTGGCGCTTTACAAAGTCGGTCCGATATCTGTGGGCATCGACGCCACGCAGAGCAGCTTCCAGTTCTACAGCAAAG GTATTTACTACGACCCCAACTGTAACAAAGACGACATCAATCACGCCGTGCTGGCAGTGGGTTATGGAGTGAGCGTCAAGGGGAAGAAGTACTGGATCGTCAAGAACAG CTGGAGCGAGAACTGGGGCAGACAAGGCTACATCCTGATGGCACGTAACCGTGGCAACCTCTGCGGCATCGCCAACCTCGCCAGCTACCCAATCATGTGA